The Chryseolinea soli nucleotide sequence GGAAAGTCACAGGGAGATCTGAAAAATATTTTGGCCCGCGTTATTGCAGGGTTTCCTTCACCATGCCGCAAGTCAGCATTTTATCGCCGAAATAGGGGTTTTTAATGGCCTTGTCGTTGGAAAGCCAGAAAGCGCCCGCATTGTTGTTGGCCATGGGACAAAAATCTACATACAGGGTTCCCGACGACAGTTTGGCGCTTTTCACCAGCTTGGCCATTTCATTGCTCAGCGAGGAGAAAGCCAGGCGTTGGGCATCCAGGGTGGCCGCCGTGCTCACTTTCGAGGCTTCGGCAGCGGCTCCTTTTGCGGAGGCTACGCCGGCCAGTTTCTTTTGAAGACTCGTAGCGGCTGTTTTGGCATCGGCGCTTTTGGAGGCGATGAGGGCATCTTTTACTTTTACATATTCCTGGTACGCATCTCCAATGTTCTTATCGACAAAGGAAGGGGCTTGGGCAAAGGCCGTGGCACTCAACACCAGGGCTACGAAAAGGAGCAGGGATGTTTTCATATTTATTACATTTTAGGGGTTATACATTGTTTATTAAGATCTGCAATTCACAACTACTTCAGCGTCTCACTCAACTGGTCGAGCAGCTTCTCTCCGGTCTGTACGGCATCGGTGATCTTTTGTTCATTAAAATCGCGTTCCGTTGTAAACGACTTGAGGTGTTGGTCGAATTCCAGCATGAGTTTTTTGACATTCTTATCGGTTGATTTCGCCGCCTTTTCCCGCAGCACTCTTATTTTCTCTGCGTCGGAAATACCTTCCCGTAATTTCTCAAAACGAATGCCACTGTTTGCGCCAGGGTACACCAGGAAGCAATCTCCCGCGGCCCACGATCCGTGACGCGCATCCCGGGTGGGATCTTCGGGCCATGCATCATAGGCCCATCGCAGAAATCCATCGTAGCCATACGCGACGGCATACCAACTGATCCACCGGCCTTCAATGGGCGGTGAGAAAACAAAATTATTCGGCTTGGCCGGATTGCAACAGACATAGTAGGTAGACGAGGCTCCTCTCGCCGAACGTTCGGCGGCTTCCTTCATGCTGGGTTCCTTTCCATAGAGAAAAGAATAGTCACTCAACAAGAGATCGAGTTCTTTGTGCCAATCACCGGCATAGGTGATCCTCCAATCTTTCGAATGATCTTTGACGACTTGTATCGCCGCCAACGTCTGCTTCATTTCACTTTCGTTTATACCAATATACGTTTTCTCAAACCATCCCTTGCGCTGCAAGTGGGCCTTCAGATCGGTCAGGAAAATATTCCAGAATGCCTTGTATTCTTTTGAATCGGGCGCCATGATCTCGTAGGCATAGTTTCCTGTTTTCCCATCGCGATAGCGAAAGCGATTTCCCCAGGGCACCGGCGAATAGATCGTAATAGCTTCGTCCACGCCGGCTTCCATGGCAAGCGTTACGTATTGATCAAAAATATCGTAGTCAAATTTCCAGCTACCATCTGCTTGTTTGGTCCAGTCGATCATCGTGCCTTCGATCCGAAATGAATTGTCGGCCCAGGGTGAGTGCACAGCATAGGTGGTGATGTATTTTCCACCGGCGTCGGCATAGAGCTTCATGTGTTTTTTCAACAACAGTTTGTGTTCCTCCGACCAGGGCTCCACGTGATTGTACCAGGCCAGCACCCACGGATTCTGCCAAAGATCCAGTCTGAATTTCCATTCGGAAGGCGGAGGCAACGTAGGTTGCTGCACTTTTATCTTCAGCGTTAGGGTAGCGCTATAGTGATCTGTTTTTAC carries:
- a CDS encoding DUF3347 domain-containing protein gives rise to the protein MKTSLLLFVALVLSATAFAQAPSFVDKNIGDAYQEYVKVKDALIASKSADAKTAATSLQKKLAGVASAKGAAAEASKVSTAATLDAQRLAFSSLSNEMAKLVKSAKLSSGTLYVDFCPMANNNAGAFWLSNDKAIKNPYFGDKMLTCGMVKETLQ
- a CDS encoding DUF4091 domain-containing protein, with the protein product MQKISALIFLLLFSLTIGFGQAYKGLIEASKVVTPDGHYQDEYTFDASVDPQRWTKEKPGLHISFASTDKLYFRSEVPDLQPESLVWEQAGWRGERLNTTLVVWSPDTLDQVRFVLHDLVGSKGAVLKKENIKLNLVRYVLSNYPYGASNLDCGPSPYKDVFLMPDRFEPFERFQLPGRTSRPVWLSLEVPAGTEPGQYQGTIDVKTDHYSATLTLKIKVQQPTLPPPSEWKFRLDLWQNPWVLAWYNHVEPWSEEHKLLLKKHMKLYADAGGKYITTYAVHSPWADNSFRIEGTMIDWTKQADGSWKFDYDIFDQYVTLAMEAGVDEAITIYSPVPWGNRFRYRDGKTGNYAYEIMAPDSKEYKAFWNIFLTDLKAHLQRKGWFEKTYIGINESEMKQTLAAIQVVKDHSKDWRITYAGDWHKELDLLLSDYSFLYGKEPSMKEAAERSARGASSTYYVCCNPAKPNNFVFSPPIEGRWISWYAVAYGYDGFLRWAYDAWPEDPTRDARHGSWAAGDCFLVYPGANSGIRFEKLREGISDAEKIRVLREKAAKSTDKNVKKLMLEFDQHLKSFTTERDFNEQKITDAVQTGEKLLDQLSETLK